A stretch of the Fusarium musae strain F31 chromosome 2, whole genome shotgun sequence genome encodes the following:
- a CDS encoding hypothetical protein (EggNog:ENOG41) yields MDSAPTELAATIQAASIERHPDPALDTNPPTAADRRRPVTLEHVKHEHDDGIDDEDEDEEDIPYSVLRPAPRHSHLPPLPDLRFEQSYLRSISKADTWWKCTTSFSVAGNIGTEMLDCTATPWVRE; encoded by the exons ATGGACTCAGCTCCCACAGAGCTTGCCGCCACTATCCAGGCTGCAAGCATCGAACGCCATCCAGATCCTGCTCTTGATACCAACCCGCCCACAGCGGCCGATAGACGGCGGCCTGTGACCCTAGAGCACGTCAAGCACGAGCACGATGATGGAattgacgacgaggacgaggatgaagaggacatcCCCTACAGCGTTCTCCGACCGGCGCCCAGGCATTCCCACCTACCTCCTCTGCCAGATCTGCGCTTCGAGCAGAGCTATCTTCGAAGTATCTCCAAGGCGGATACATGGTGGAAG TGTACAACCTCTTTCTCTGTGGCTGGCAACATTGGAACAGAAATGCTCGATTGCACGGCAACACCTTGGGTGCGCGAGTAA
- the RPL2_1 gene encoding 60S ribosomal protein L2: MGRVIRNQRKGRGSIFTANTRLNKAPAKFRNLDYAERHGYIRGVVREIVHDAGKFPER, from the exons ATGGGTAGAGTTATTCGCAATCAGCGTAAGGGTCGTGGATCCATCTTCA CGGCCAACACACGCCTGAACAAGGCTCCTGCCAAGTTCCGCAACCTCGACTATGCCGAGCGCCATGGCTACATTCGAGGTGTAGTCCGAGAGATTGTCCACGATGCTGGCAAGTTCCCCGAACGATGA
- the RPL2_2 gene encoding 60S ribosomal protein L2 — MIVCAGRGAPLAKVVFRHPYRFKQVTETFIANEGMYTGQFIYAGKKAALTVGNVLPLGEMPEGTVVSNVEEKIGDRGTLGRTSGNYITIVGHNPDEGKTRIKLPSGAKKVVHSGSRGMIGIVAGGGRTDKPLLKASRAKHKFAVKRNSWPKTRGVAMNPVDHPHGGGNHQHIGKASTISRYAAQGQKAGLIAARRTGLLRGTQKTKE, encoded by the exons ATGATTGTCTGTGCAGGTCGTGGTGCCCCTCTCGCCAAGGTCGTCTTCCGCCATCCCTACCGATTCAAGCAGGTCACCGAGACCTTCATCGCCAATGAGGGCATGTACACTGGCCAGTTCATCTACGCCGGAAAGAAGGCTGCTCTCACTGTTGGCAACGTCCTCCCCCTCGGCGAGATGCCTGAGGGTACCGTCGTCTCCAACgtcgaggagaagattgGTGACCGTGGCACTCTCGGCCGCACTTCCGGCAACTACATCACCATTGTCGGCCACAACCCTGATGAGGGCAAGACTCGCATCAAGCTTCCCTCCGGTGCTAAGAAGGTCGTCCACTCCGGCTCTCGAGGAATGATCGGTATCGTCGCTGGCGGTGGCCGAACTGACAAGCCTCTCCTCA AGGCTTCCCGTGCCAAGCACAAGTTCGCCGTCAAGCGCAACAGCTGGCCCAAGACTCGTGGTGTTGCTATGAACCCCGTCGACCATCCTCACGGTGGT GGTAACCATCAACATATTGGTAAGGCTTCTACCATCTCCCGATACGCCGCCCAGGGTCAAAAGGCCGGTCTCATTGCCGCCAGAAGGACGGGTCTCCTCCGTGGTACCCAGAAGACAAAGGAGTAA
- a CDS encoding hypothetical protein (BUSCO:EOG09263HYJ) — MSAVKEYSLLCLENPLLDIQAKGDQALLDKYGLKPNDAILAEEKHLPLYEDLLNNYDAKLIAGGAAQNSARGAQYILPPNSVVYLGGAGDDKYAAILHDAVKAAGLRVEYRVDPKEKTGRCGAIITGHNRSLCTDLGAANHYDLDHLKKPEIWKLVENAEVYYVGGFHFTVCPPAIMELAKQAAEHNKPFVLSLSAPFIPQFFKEVVDASAPYWDYIIGNETEAAAYAESHGLPSKEPKDVVMHLANLPKKNTKRKRIAIVTQGTDPTLVAIQGDDEIKEFPVHAIEKEKINDTNGAGDAFAGGLLAGILQNKPLETSIDMGQWLARLSIQELGPSYPFPKQTYQAA, encoded by the exons ATGTCTGCCGTTAAGGAATACTCCCTTCTCTGTCTCGAGAACCCTCTCCTCG ACATCCAGGCCAAGGGTGACCAGGCCCTTCTTGACAAGTATGGCCTCAAGCCTAATGACGCCATCCTCGCAGAGGAGAAGCATCTTCCTCTCTACGAAGACCTCCTAAACAACTACGATGCCAAGCTGATTGCTGGAGGCGCTGCCCAAAACAGTGCTCGAGGTGCTCAGTACATCCTCCCTCCTAATAGTGTCGTCTACCTCGGTGGCGCTGGTGATGACAAGTATGCTGCTATCCTTCACGATGCTGTTAAGGCCGCTGGTCTCCGCGTTGAATACCGTGTCGACCCCAAGGAGAAGACTGGCCGATGTGGTGCTATCATTACCGGCCACAACCGAAGCTTGTGCACGGATCTTGGCGCTGCTAACCACTACGACCTCGATCACCTGAAGAAGCCTGAAATCTGGAAGCTCGTTGAGAACGCTGAGGTCTACTACGTCGGTGGTTTCCACTTCACTG TCTGTCCTCCTGCCATTATGGAGCTCGCCAAGCAGGCTGCTGAGCACAACAAGCCTTTTGTTCTCTCCCTGTCTGCTCCTTTCATCCCTCAATTCTTCAAGGAGGTTGTCGATGCCAGCGCCCCTTACTGGGACTACATCATCGGCAACGAGACCGAGGCCGCCGCCTATGCCGAATCCCACGGCCTCCCTAGCAAGGAGCCCAAGGATGTTGTCATGCACCTCGCCAACCTTCCCAAGAAGAACACCAAGAGAAAGCGAATTGCCATTGTTACTCAGGGTACCGACCCTACTCTGGTTGCTATCCAGGGTGATGACGAGATTAAGGAGTTCCCCGTTCACgccattgagaaggagaagatcaacgaCACCAACGGTGCTGGTGACGCTTTTGCTGGCGGTCTCTTGGCTGGTATCCTCCAGAACAAGCCCCTCGAAACCAGCATTGACATGGGCCAGTGGCTCGCTCGTTTGAGCATCCAGGAGCTTGGACCTTC ATACCCCTTCCCCAAGCAAACCTACCAGGCTGCTTAA
- a CDS encoding hypothetical protein (EggNog:ENOG41), whose translation MEPETATSNVQAAKPEHADLSGKARQTWRFRLACVQTIYLDFEYAVAERTDYTMWQVHTSINNEYRKALVRLRHLAQNSDKQKTDKTANEKRIGDKDKNKGEKQSTPKQKGDKRNVERRKFGDKYLGFLHVAQEFYKGYVQRLSARYDIPELKRIAQGVEVDGSSSSDLISPVPDSIYPLVINSCHFTLICLGDLARYQVQSGLKKSSYKVALAYYSLAHDLKPDSGFPFHQMGMISLEEGKDLDILYYFYRSIATADPHPNVKQNLESKFKSYFQPDKNPSKKQARGPSDAFVTWFTKLHASYYRDETMAGSGELEREVLHRLDMASKNPDYSEVLFRMSLINMSSYFIATQKYTGREIPASEDPATAKSTPVIEALLPLLRIYGMWLAARRQEIFAAGKALGTVLPDMMKAISKVLSLLCNETYTQENLASCPYLLAEDVQTQGLLPLSPDQVPQACRSYFSESGGLKPRLLSPERRLGTFQETLARILDILRCAYFLAEDDLCPLAVHVSEKGLAFEYKEKPTANEETSQPMSIVSSPTREPQSNIRTASRHRTISETTQTGNRLASKADARRAFVASIETQPPHEQSVPDDADNTVINMLAPFLRPPTPEQAQSGLCSTDETSYGMHSTTANEVFGMLQASPTTGSMPSGKFEPLPWDWVYTPTPHKGNDTSVSYKDAFEGPISPNFSIRKTSHTVSAFDDPFTNSTPQLPTMPTPRAGSGMMASPRVSSAAEEAHRNNLLQTFGSSAPRTSVSSQWDHDHNRTAIETAPQSYGPDGYATSSSLSAFSHPSSLYQGTPANGITLGMPTGVGYMDTSRYDRNHVQDPAPSSSGRRFQMDETTSSYDAAILQAAFYGNK comes from the exons ATGGAACCCGAGACTGCGACGTCGAACGTCCAGGCCGCAAAGCCGGAACATGCGGATCTTTCTGGTAAGGCCAGACAAACGTGGCG ATTCCGCCTTGCCTGCGTGCAGACCATCTATCTCGACTTCGAATATGCTGTCGCCGAGCGTACCGACTATACTATGTGGCAGGTGCATACTAGTATCAACAACGAATATCGAAAAGCCCTGGTTCGCCTCCGACACTTGGCGCAAAACTCGGACAAGCAAAAGACCGATAAGACGGCCAACGAAAAGCGCATTggtgacaaggacaagaacaagggGGAGAAACAAAGCACCCCAAAGCAAAAGGGTGACAAGCGCAATGTGGAGCGACGGAAGTTTGGGGATAAGTATCTGGGCTTTCTACATGTTGCTCAGGAGTTCTACAAGGGTTATGTCCAGCGCCTCTCTGCACGATACGACATCCCCGAATTGAAGCGCATTGCTCAAGGCGTCGAGGTGGACGGATCCTCCAGTAGCGATCTCATCAGTCCCGTACCCGATTCGATCTATCCGCTGGTCATCAATTCATGCCACTTTACTCTCATTTGTCTCGGCGACCTGGCGCGTTATCAGGTTCAGTCAGgcctgaagaagtcgagcTATAAGGTTGCACTGGCCTATTACAGTCTTGCTCACGATCTGAAACCCGATTCCGGTTTCCCGTTCCACCAGATGGGCATGATAAGCCTCGAGGAAGGCAAAGATTTGGATATCCTTTACTACTTTTACCGGAGCATCGCAACGGCTGATCCCCATCCCAACGTGAAGCAGAATCTTGAGTCCAAGTTCAAGAGCTATTTTCAGCCGGATAAGAACCCGTCTAAGAAGCAAGCGCGTGGACCAAGCGATGCATTCGTCACCTGGTTTACTAAACTTCATGCTTCCTACTATAGGGATGAGACCATGGCAGGCAGCGGGGAGCTTGAAAGGGAAGTTCTTCATCGGCTTGATATGGCTTCCAAGAACCCTGACTATTCCGAGGTTCTGTTCAGGATGTCGCTGATCAACATGTCGAGCTACTTCATCGCCACCCAGAAATATACCG GCCGCGAGATCCCTGCTTCCGAGGACCCGGCAACAGCCAAATCAACCCCTGTGATCGAGGCGCTTCTACCTCTGCTTCGTATATACGGTATGTGGCTGGCTGCGCGTCGCCAGGAAATATTTGCGGCTGGAAAAGCTCTTGGCACTGTACTGCCAGATATGATGAAGGCTATCTCAAAGGTCCTCTCACTACTGTGCAACGAGACATATACCCAGGAAAACCTGGCCTCATGCCCATACCTTCTCGCGGAGGATGTCCAGACCCAAGGTCTGCTTCCCCTTTCCCCGGATCAGGTTCCGCAAGCTTGCCGATCCTACTTTTCTGAGAGCGGTGGCTTGAAGCCAAGACTGCTATCCCCAGAGAGACGACTCGGCACTTTCCAGGAGACACTGGCACGAATCTTGGACATACTGCGATGCGCCTACTTCCTGGCCGAGGACGACTTGTGCCCTCTTGCCGTCCATGTCTCCGAGAAAGGCCTTGCTTTTGAGTATAAGGAAAAGCCCACCGCGAACGAAGAGACTTCCCAACCGATGTCTATTGTGAGTTCTCCTACACGGGAACCCCAGAGCAACATCAGGACTGCCAGTCGACATCGCACCATTTCGGAAACCACGCAAACAGGGAACCGGCTTGCGTCCAAGGCGGACGCGAGGAGGGCTTTTGTTGCATCTATCGAGACACAGCCTCCCCATGAGCAGTCTGTACCTGACGATGCTGATAACACTGTCATCAACATGCTTGCTCCTTTCCTAAGGCCTCCTACCCCTGAACAGGCACAATCTGGTCTCTGCTCCACTGATGAGACCTCATACGGAATGCATAGCACAACTGCGAACGAGGTCTTTGGAATGCTTCAGGCCAGCCCTACCACAGGCTCCATGCCCTCTGGCAAGTTTGAACCTCTTCCCTGGGACTGGGTATACACCCCGACACCCCATAAGGGTAACGATACCTCGGTATCATACAAGGATGCTTTCGAAGGCCCTATTAGTCCTAACTTTTCTATAAGAAAAACGTCACACACCGTCAGCGCATTTGACGACCCTTTCACCAACTCCACCCCTCAGCTACCAACCATGCCAACTCCTCGAGCTGGCAGTGGCATGATGGCCAGTCCCCGTGTTAGCTCAGCGGCCGAAGAGGCTCATCGCAACAACTTGCTTCAAACTTTTGGTAGCTCCGCCCCTCGTACTTCGGTATCCAGCCAATGGGACCATGACCACAACCGTACGGCCATCGAGACAGCACCTCAATCCTATGGTCCCGATGGCTACGCCACGTCTTCCTCTTTGTCTGCGTTCTCACACCCAAGCAGTTTGTATCAAGGCACACCTGCTAATGGCATTACTCTCGGCATGCCAACTGGAGTTGGTTATATGGACACGAGCCGCTACGATCGCAATCACGTTCAGGATCCTGCACCATCCTCGTCAGGCCGACGCTTTCAAATGGATGAAACGACGTCCAGCTATGATGCTGCCATTTTGCAGGCTGCCTTTTATGGCAATAAGTAA
- a CDS encoding hypothetical protein (BUSCO:EOG092652KR), producing the protein MPAIRHSSKRKPPPDGFEDIENDLLIFSNKMKDAQNKPPPSGPRHQAQWEIFQISHQRSRYVYELYYEKEAISKKLYDWLLKNGYADAMLIAKWKKQGYEKLCCLRCIQTKETNFNSTCICRVPRAEIKGDEDIECVSCGCRGCASSD; encoded by the exons ATGCCCGCTATTCGACACTCGTCCAAACGAAAACCGCCGCCTGATGGCTTCGAGGATATTGAGAACGACTTGCTCATCTTTTCcaacaagatgaaggatgcCCAGAACAAGCCACCGCCATCAGGTCCTAGGCACCAGGCGCAGTGGGAAATCTTCCAGATCTCGCATCAACGAAGCCGCTACGTATATGAGCTATACTACGAGAAGGAGGCGATCAGCAAGAAACTGTACGATTGGTTGCTGAAAAACGGCTATGCGGACGCGATGTTGATTGCGAAGTGGAAGAAACAAGGATATGAGAAG CTATGCTGTCTGCGCTGCATCCAGACAAAGGAGACAAATTTCAACAGCACATGCATCTGTCGTGTTCCACGGGCGGAGATTAAGGGTGACGAAGACATTGAGTGCGTCAGCTGCGGTTGCAGAGGCTGCGCATCAAGCGACTAG
- the RPC19 gene encoding RNA polymerase subunit AC19 (EggNog:ENOG41) yields the protein MPARTKKEEQPQAEDTNMEDAPASAQPEVNGEDVEDEEEEEEIEPQRVRILPGSTDTAASFEFTDEGHTLGNALRYIIMKNPDVEFCAYSIPHPSEPKMNIRIQTYSGTAVDALKKGLVDIQEVCDVVADEFWTKREAYNAEQGIDR from the exons ATGCCTGCGCGAacgaagaaggaggagcagcCACAGGCTGAGGATACCAACATGGAGGACGCCCCAGCCTCCGCGCAGCCTGAGGTGAAtggcgaggatgttgaggatgaggaagaagaggaggagatcgaGCCCCAGAGAGTCCGGATC CTTCCTGGCTCAACAGACACTGCTGCTTCCTTTGAGTTCACTGATGAAGGCCATACGCTCGGAAACGCGCTGAGATATATCATCATGAAAAA CCCCGATGTTGAGTTCTGTGCTTACTCTATCCCCCATCCCTCAGAGCCCAAGATGAACATCCGCATTCAGACCTACA GTGGAACTGCAGTTGACGCTCTCAAGAAGGGGTTGGTCGATATTCAAGAAGTATGTGATGTAGTTGCCGATGAGTTCTGGACCAAGAGGGAGGCCTACAACGCAGAGCAGGGAATTGACCGATGA
- a CDS encoding hypothetical protein (EggNog:ENOG41) gives MAPSPAPHERFSNPELPAPSTSAATVGTSPSAQRSSLNLSTSHATTQSSSSSSPKAAGQGAKSSPSSASRSAGAPPKIFVKKEPGSPSMTHTRPRPRKLDLSKNTPKSNQPTSARPMTARDGLAIQEVGIACLSPGFVTQDPVMKEQLQRSMSVREQQRHIIEARLHQQSAKGDGPDKDPVSQFAAKTPGMSRRNKAPGLSIVAPSHEQFANERVIQSAPLGHSFTGRQHPAPMTRHITNQPSNLSSTSHIHHIPATQTANRLPPISDVFGQGLSAHPDNAPQPQSLYPSGPSSRGPMTSPGHPPPPQAPTPGRGREYRSAEEAQQELAGGRPELLPKLVHYGGHQPPTPPSPAPGSRPVDASRSASINRRRTRAEYEDGSPPLGHGPAPTRRGPFGAGRDSPETQRAKKEEFIRLCERAWDLFHS, from the exons ATGGCTCCCTCTCCCGCTCCTCACGAAAGGTTCTCCAACCCCGAACTACCCGCTCCCTCTACTTCGGCTGCCACCGTTGGAACTTCCCCCTCCGCACAACGGTCTTCTCTCAACCTTTCGACATCGCATGCGACAACCCAAtcctccagcagcagcagcccgaAAGCTGCGGGCCAGGGTGCCAAATCATCACCCTCCAGCGC TTCACGATCGGCCGGCGCGCCCCCTAAAATCTTCGTCAAGAAGGAGCCCGGCTCTCCCAGCATGACCCATACACGACCACGACCACGCAAACTTGACCTGTCCAAGAATACGCCCAAATCTAACCAACCAACTTCGGCACGACCCATGACTGCCCGTGACGGCCTTGCTATCCAAGAAGTCGGTATCGCCTGCCTGTCTCCTGGCTTTGTCACCCAAGACCCTGTTATGAAGGAGCAGCTGCAGCGAAGCATGTCAGTTCGAGAGCAACAACGACACATTATCGAAGCTAGACTTCACCAGCAGTCTGCCAAAGGGGACGGTCCCGATAAAGATCCCGTGTCGCAGTTCGCCGCCAAGACCCCCGGCATGTCGAGAAGAAATAAGGCCCCTGGCCTCTCCATCGTTGCGCCCTCCCACGAGCAATTTGCCAATGAGAGAGTTATCCAGTCTGCCCCTCTGGGCCACAGCTTTACAGGACGTCAACATCCTGCTCCCATGACCCGTCACATCACCAACCAGCCATCCAACCTTTCGAGTACTTCTCATATCCACCACATTCCTGCCACTCAAACGGCCAACCGACTACCGCCTATCAGCGATGTATTTGGCCAAGGCCTGTCAGCGCATCCCGATAatgctcctcagcctcagtctCTCTACCCTAGTGGTCCCAGCTCTCGTGGGCCGATGACATCTCCTGGCCACCCTCCACCTCCCCAGGCCCCTACGCCCGGACGAGGTCGTGAGTACAGATCCGCTGAGGAAGCGCAACAGGAGCTTGCTGGTGGGCGACCGGAACTCCTGCCTAAGCTTGTTCACTATGGTGGACACCAGCCCCCGACACCCCCTTCCCCAGCTCCCGGCAGTCGACCTGTGGATGCCTCACGAAGCGCTAGCATCAACAGGCGAAGGACGCGCGCTGAATATGAGGACGGCAGCCCACCATTGGGCCATGGACCTGCTCCTACTCGTCGTGGGCCCTTTGGTGCTGGACGAGATAGCCCAGAAACCCAGcgagccaagaaggaagagtttATCCGATTATGCGAACGCGCGTGGGATCTATTTCACTCGTAA
- a CDS encoding hypothetical protein (EggNog:ENOG41): protein MVTKVGLGALGSAAAYHASIKGARVVGFEQFELGQVRSASYDTSRIVRTSYGAHEFVAFARLDANDVPYELLTPEETNKRWPVFNVPQGVDTVFTPDSGIVHAAKAVMTLQFQARVNGAILGENTCVEAVTPQPSGGIAIETSQGVYHARKVIIAADAWTNKVLKPLGVELPITVTQEQVTYFKPSREHEAQFSNDKFPVWI, encoded by the exons ATGGTAACCAAAG TTGGTCTCGGTGCCCTCGGCAGCGCCGCAGCTTATCATGCTTCCATCAAAGGCGCCCGAGTTGTCGGCTTCGAGCAATTCGAGCTGGGCCAAGTTCGCAGCGCTTCGTACGATACTTCACGCATTGTTAGAACCTCATATGGGGCTCATGAGTTCGTCGCCTTCGCTCG TCTCGATGCCAACGACGTCCCCTATGAGCTTCTCACGCCCGAGGAGACCAACAAAAGATGGCCTGTGTTCAATGTTCCTCAGGGAGTTGATACCGTCTTTACCCCTGATTCGGGCATTGTTCACGCCGCAAAGGCTGTCATGACGCTCCAGTTCCAGGCTCGTGTCAACGGCGCGATTCTCGGAGAGAACACCTGCGTCGAGGCTGTAACGCCCCAGCCCAGCGGAGGCATAGCGATTGAAACGTCTCAAGGCGTCTACCACGCTCGCAAGGTCATCATCGCTGCTGATGCATGGACGAACAAGGTCCTCAAGCCACTCGGCGTTGAGCTCCCCATCACCGTCACGCAGGAGCAGGTAACCTACTTCAAACCCTCTCGCGAGCATGAAGCACAGTTTTCAAACGACAAGTTCCCCGTTTGGATCTAG